In Glycine soja cultivar W05 chromosome 10, ASM419377v2, whole genome shotgun sequence, the genomic stretch GTTGCTATCATACTAACACAAAACAATCTCAATCATGATGCAAGAAAGTTAAACAATGCTACTTTCACATAACTgaccatttttatgtttttccacATAGCAGATCAACTTATTGACACTcgttagaatattttttttgaacgaTTTACGTTATTTAGGCCTATCACACTAACACAAAGCAATATCATGATGCAAGAAACATTGTTATTTTTTCGTTTCCTTAAATGCATTTGAATGTTTGGTGAGAGGAATTTAGGATTGGTAGaatgagaaagagaaagatgacCAAATATAGAGAATGGTCGGGGGGGTCCAACCTATTTTGGTTTTCATTTCCTAAAGAATTGACTAGTATTCATCAAAATTGGGAAGTGAAAACCTAAGAGAAAGGAACATTTTCTCCGTAACATGCAGGGCCAGGGGACCCCTTAGACATTCAGACATAGATATTGGGTATAGGAGCACGACCCAAAGAGCATAGAACTTGGCCCTCCACACAGCCAAAGTACATGAACTTCGTAGTTCTCAGGGGTGGGGTGGGGCGTGGCTAAAGAGAAGATGATAGCACCAATtgtctcattcttaattggacTTGTACATCATGCAGAATTTAATTCCCTACACCTGTTTGCAGAAAATTCTGAACTTCCAAGTCTAAGAATTTGGCCCTTACCACCTAGAATTAACCATCTGACAACTCCATTGCACTGATAACACTACCTATGCCTAGCCTTTTTCTTCGTAGCAATAAAACACTCCCCTCTGGCTCCCTCTCAAGTGAAAGAAAACTACTGCATTTCAAGGACAATAAGTCAGTAACATAAAAAAGGACAACGTGAAGAGAAGGTAAGCACGTACTTGTTGGATTGTAGAACATCAAGTAATGAGACCCTCATACAGTCATAATACTATGGATTTCTTACACTCATTAATGgtgttaaattaatttctttctgGGTACATGACataatgttaatatttaatgcTGGAACTTTTATCTTTCATCAAAGTGTAATTCACATTCGACTTTTACTCATCCACCTAGCTAGAAGTAATGTGACCTATTATTGATTGGTATTGGTCTTAAACataacttttttccttttttttttaaagaaaaaaacaggTGGTATCGAAACATATATACTAATTTCAATCTTCCTTCACAtcaaaaaagtaatatttacttaattttttagttaaaaaaattaataaaagaaaaatagttttttagttaatatttacttaatttttttaatagtagctcatatctcttattttatctataaaattaataataaatatttaaaaattttattatttattaaaattaaaatattcaaataattatgtaaaaaaaataatggccCCTTTATATACTTCTGCATCTGTTCCTGACTTTCTAATAAATAAACCACTCAAAACGGTAGCTGACTTCTCCTATATCAACCATttcaagtttttcattttttttgtcaaatattaTTACTTTCTCATTCAATACACACACAAGTTTCAAAATTAgatatagttaaaaaatataagttaaaggaaatattatgtaaataaaaatataaaaaataatggtgaaattatgacttaaaaaaaagaataaaatataagaaaagatgctttattttttatatattatataataatacaaaatatttatttttgacatTATATACACCTATTATCATTATTGTTGTTCTTTGTTAAGTCTCATGATTTtaccattaattttttatatattttgttttaccaaatttttcttttaacttatgttttgaactttatctaattttaaaaatatttcaccaATGTTGGAAATTTACCTGCGGGTGTATTGACTATTGAATGAGAAAGCGGGTGTACATTAGTTTCTTggttaaattagttatttttctctaatttattttttaatttaatttgatttttcaatctaaatttttagaaattatattttgtgatggttcaaaaaaaactaaaagactaaattgaatcagttttaaaaattaaaccaaaataataagaaatcaaattgaacctaaataataaattagaagataaaaaactaatttaactcaattttttatGCACAATGCAAATTACCAAAATGcaaaatgtttattaaaatatatttaactttttgatatagaaaataattgttttgtaaaaagaaaatagtatttttgtaagcaatagataaaaaaaatcatttttaaaaatcacaaaatggttgtaaataatatcttaatacatattttatttatagaattgtGCATAAAAGAACTTTTTTTAGAGCTGCATAAAAGAATTTAAAGGTGAATAGATTACTAATAAGTTTATCATGATTGTTGttgtttacaaaatacatatctTTAACGTTGTGGTGCAACTACCCAGCTAGTAAAGGAATAATATCTTGGGGGCTCGAAATTAACAATTCAAGATCATGAACCATATTTAAGGTGATAATACAGATTTCATACTGTAACAATGAAGTGACGCGGTTGTCATTCTATATTCTTAATGCCTACAACTCGACGGACGAGATTTCGAGAATACACAGGCTTTATCTTAGTCCCCCCCCTTTTCTAGTAGCCCATAAACAAGAAGTATTTAATTTGTTACTTATTTTGttcgtataaaaaaaattacaacgaGAACATATTATATGTAActtatttttgttgtataaCACGTTGTGCTTAAtttaatctatatattattatgcTGTGCTGTGTATTGtgaaattattaaattgaaatGAGTGGCCATAATGACACAAGTTAAAGAATCAATAATAGGAaggtcaagaaaaaaaaagattatctagatcatttatgttattcttaattattgtaaaatattttggtTATATTCCTGATTAACTTGAGACATCTTGGCACATAAAAAAGGAGAGAGCattgtattttttctttaagaacAAATACTAGATAGACAGTCTAGATCTCACTTTCacaaacaattcaagagttgGGTATTTAGGATTAGTTTATTAGGATTCTCTAAGCTTGTTACTTAAAAACAATACTTGGGTATTAGGATTAGATTATTAGGATTCGCAAtgcttataattaaaaatacataaaattactCCTCAGTCACAATTGAAAAAACGCTTGGAAGTCAAATCAAAGCGTTCAATAATAACTtttatgtgtattaaatatttacaaatgcaaccaattaaaatttaaaattaatattaaaataattattttaaaacatcttAAAGTTTTGATCAATTATACATATAAACATTATGTTCGTACGAAAttactttcttaaaaaaataatatgcagTACGAAAAAAGGGGTAAGCACATGAAATTCTAAGAATTAATATTGTGTTTATGAAAAATACAACACTTAGGTATGGTATTTTATTCAGCGATAATTTTTATTgagtgatgataaaaaaaaatatttaatgaagtcCTCTTGAGTTAAACCTCAGAAATTAACCATAGAAACGGGAGGCATATGTATAACCAAACATCCTTAGATTTCGTCACTCGCGGAATGTAAAATATCTATGGAAGGGTATTTATGGGTAACATAAATGCGTTATTACTGGAGACAGAATGAATAAAACTAACATGATTCTACAAAATGCCACATGTTGATGCCAAGCAAGCAGAATTTCTTCGGAAGCTAGCCAAGACAAATTCACAGTCCGGAATGCCCCTTCCCCTTTCCTTTTGGTAACCAAAACACACACCGCATAACAAAGAATACTACAAGAAAAcgaggagagagagaaaagtgaaTGGTTGTCTTTTAGTTAATTGAAGAGCGATAGGATGTAGTGGGGTTGGAGAGAATTTGGTCTCATTCTTCCACACTCCCCTTCGTACCCACCCATCACCTATATAAATACAAATGTCTGTTTTGCAATTTGCTTGCCGTTGCAAACTTTCCTACGTGCTTTGCTCATCATTTCATCCTCCACACCCATCATGTGACTCAGAGACACAAAGAGAGTGGGAGAGACactacatacatacatacacacatgAAGAAGCTGTTACCGCATTCACAATTTCCGCttccaatttaaaaaattaatcaataacaAACAAACCCTACTCTACTTACTGCTACCAAAATTTGTCAACAATTTCTATACTATTACTtcccattttttgtttttacattgTTGTCACCAAATCAGCCTTGAGGAAAATTGTGGAATCTCACACGTGGCAAACCTTAACATCCTCCTTCATTGTCGCTACTTCAAAACCCAAATTTTGGTCACCCATTGTCATATTCTCATTCATTCCTCCGATAGCACAAACTCAAACTCACCCGGTGAGGTGAGGTGATCCAAATTGGAACCTTCCATTCCCCATTTTGTACATTTTTCCGTTTCCCTCACACCACACCTCcaatttttcctctctttttttttttgtcggataaaaaaaaacataaacaaaaatgaaataaaaatgagagagtGGAGTAGCTGGAAGACCTACTCCATCAAGAAGCGTTTCACAATCTTCACGCTTGGTTCCAACACCTGTCTTTCCCATACACCGGACCCATTGCTCGACCCTGACGTCAGCACCATCCGAAACGCCTCCGTCGCGTCTATCCTCCGTAGGTCCCAGCCGGCGCGCTTCAATCGTTCGATCTTCCCTATCTGACGCTCCGCCAACTCACACGTGTTATCCTTAATCGCCTTCACCGCCTCCTCGTACGCACGCTCCCGCAGAGGATCATCGCCCCCCTGGCCCATCGAGGGAgggtatttattaaaaaaccgGTCGAACTCGGGAACCCCAATGGCTTTTCTGATACCAAACCCGGTTCGACGCGCGGCGTCCGGGTCGAAGAACTGAGCCAACTCGTCGACCATCCCCGAGTCAAGCATGTCGTCGACTCGGTCCCTTAAATATTGCGATAAGACGGGGAAGGCTATATCGACCCAGAGGAAGCAACACCTGTACCTCAACTCAGAGGATATAAGCGcttcttcttgttgttgttgttggaagaCGTTTGAGTGAGAGTGAGGGTCGAAGTTTTGGACGAGGAGGGCGTGGACGAAGGAGTTGGAGCCGCCGACGACGATCGGGAGGTTTTTGCGTCGGGTGATGTCGGCGATGAGGTCGGCGGCACGGTGGCGGAAGTCGGCGGGGGAGAACTCGCCGTAGTGATCGGTGTCGACGTCGCCGAGGAGGTGGTGGGGGACGCCGTGGCGCTGGGCGGTGGGAATCTTGTTGGTGGTGATGTCGAGGCCGCGGTAGACTTGCATTTTGTCGGAGTTGATGATTTCGGAGGTGGGGAAGAGGGTTGCAAGGTCGATGGAGAGACGGGACTTGCCGGAGCCGGTGGCGCCCATGATCACCACCACCTTGTCTTTGCGGCGGTGGAACGACGCGTCCATACGGGGCCACTGCTTTATCGGGTAGCGGCACcggtgtgtgtgtgggtggggTTGCAGAATGGAAAGTCTCATAATGGAAAATGGGTTGGGAAGGGAAGGAGGCAGAAACAGAAAGTGTGTGGGTGTGGATGGGTTTATGGAATATTCAGAAACGGCATTCCCAAATGCCTAATTGAATTTCCACAgttgatagatagatagatagtaTGCTGCTGTGTACTACTCCTATAGAGTTTTGTCGGGAAGGGAAGGGGATTATTGTTGCATTTGCATTACCCAGTTTGAAAATGAATGGTGGGTCTGCTGCTCACACTCTGTTTCAGTGGAATGAGAAATCGTGGAATGTGGAGAGTGAGAGGAGGGACAAATGAAGCACctcttatttaaattaaaactgaacaatctgtaaaataattttcttactaGCCTTCTAATTTTAGATACCGTCTTTTTGTTGTATTCATCTTACTTGGATCTCCCCGTTGAGTAAAATCCTTGAATATTGGTTCCTAAAATCTTAATTGGAGGTATTGTTTGTTAAGCTCAGACGTTGACTGTCACGTATCAACGTCTAAGAAACACCTTGAATTACGTGTTTTTAACCCAtatgtggtaaaaaaaaatttactctgAAAAAACTCTAAAaccaatttatttacaaatccctGACTGATCTCGTCGACACCCTTCaagaccaacaacaacaacagtagCAGTAGGTTAAGGTTCTTGTCAAGTTCCGACAGAGGCTGTCCCAGGGTTTCGATTTGGAGTTCCAAGACTTGGTTCTGCAAGCGTGTggattctctcttttttttatttatttatttatatacataacCAAACCccataatgtaatttttttcatcacaGCTAGATTTCCTCCGGATCGTAAATTAGATACATTAGtttacacaaaataaaattcatttttatttatttataataaagtcTATATTTTCTGAAAAGGGGTTAGAAAtcgagaaggagaagaagaagaaagggttGGCTTCGCCCCAAAACACACACACCCATTgcgagtgagtgagtgagagagaaagagaaatgggTAGGTAGAGAacacaaaaatagaaatagaaacaaaaatagaatcAGAAGCAACACCGGCATGGAGCCTCGGAAAACACACTTAGATAATTGAACTTTCGGAGAAGCTGACAAACGGGAACCTCAGCACCAAGATTGAGGCCTGAGAGAGATAAGGAAGATGGTTCGAAAATCGTCGTCGTCGTCAAAGACACACGCGAAGCTCGCCGCAACGGGTGTGATTGAGCCGCTTGTGCTGATGCTCTCTTCTTCCAACGTCGACGCTCGCCAATCCTCGCTCCTCGCCCTCCTCAACCTCGTTGTTCGCAACGAACGGTACCCCCCTTCTTCTCTCCcaagatgcatgcttttttgtGAATTGTGAAATGGGTCTGCGAATTTGGCTTCTGGGTCTTTGTGTAAatgttaactcgttggcaagtgtaccaaattgtcacaagtagtgaagtactcggaagtctgagtgtcgaatccacagggactttgtttgtacttagataaatgcaaacccaatttaaaagcaatagataaataattttaaataatgataaaaaaatataggagataagataaagatttaaaagaaaaagataaaagattgaaagatcaaaataaaagataaaatatttaaattgagataTCATAAAGATAAGAATAACTACTTCCAAGaaacccaaataataaaataaggaataactacttctaagaaatccaaatagtaaaataaggaataactacttctaaagTAAAGAACTTCAAACAATAAAATAGGGAATAAAATCTATATAGTAAAAGTTCTAAAACCTAACAAGTCTAATcagcctagatatatggattcaggatttgtctgttatcaatactAGTGAACTGATTCTGCCCCACATCTATCCCTCTACTTGCCCGTGATGCCTCATGATGACAAACCTACCTTAATTACCTATCTTCCAAATGCACTTTACGAAGACTCAATAACTTAGATGCATTAAGAttaaattctagatgtttgctaaagcatgggcATCGGGTCAATGCTAACCCtatgatttctttcttttattgttctattaagTGTTACCCTCTCTCGAGTGGACTAACCCTTAAAACCGACTTACGCATTCATTCCTTACCACTAATTAGGCtctaccctctcccgagtggactaaaGACTAACAGAAAATAAAGACTGAGATGcagaataaataagaaaaaaagcaGATAAAAGAACCTGGAAGGAAAACCCTCTAATGATAACCCGataatttcttccttttattgttcttttaagCGTTACCATCTCCCGAGTGgactaacccttaaaacagaTTCAAGTATTTATTCTTtacccctaattaggctttaccctctctCGAGTGGACTAAACCCTAACAGAAAATAAGGTCCAAAATACAGGATAAATAAGAAAGAACGGTAAATAAAAGAACCTGGAAGGAAAtcctctttttattgataactcttAAAATGCTCCATACATCATTGGTTTTTTAGGCCTGCTAGACTGAAACCCCTAAGAGAGGGGTTCTGTCGTGGTGTCTTCTGTTTCTCTTGGActggctctctatttatagctgctgaagttggctttgggccttcgtaggcgcgcttagcgcgtcacgcgcgctaagcgcacgtaTTGGGCTGGGCCTACTtcagattttcttcttttcttcaatttttctggcttttttgcttgttacacctccaatttttatatctgtagccaaaattcaacaaaacatcaattctttaatatttaagcacaaataactgctaaatagttatttttaaagacaattttgtcttattttc encodes the following:
- the LOC114370884 gene encoding adenylate isopentenyltransferase-like, yielding MRLSILQPHPHTHRCRYPIKQWPRMDASFHRRKDKVVVIMGATGSGKSRLSIDLATLFPTSEIINSDKMQVYRGLDITTNKIPTAQRHGVPHHLLGDVDTDHYGEFSPADFRHRAADLIADITRRKNLPIVVGGSNSFVHALLVQNFDPHSHSNVFQQQQQEEALISSELRYRCCFLWVDIAFPVLSQYLRDRVDDMLDSGMVDELAQFFDPDAARRTGFGIRKAIGVPEFDRFFNKYPPSMGQGGDDPLRERAYEEAVKAIKDNTCELAERQIGKIERLKRAGWDLRRIDATEAFRMVLTSGSSNGSGVWERQVLEPSVKIVKRFLME